In the Bacillus shivajii genome, one interval contains:
- the fliR gene encoding flagellar biosynthetic protein FliR yields MLEFFDWFPALLLIFVRITSFLVTLPFFSYQNIPAQIKIGIGVFISWIIFFTGDWPVLEINYEYFLLIIKEALVGLTVGLVATIILYAIQVAGGFIDIKMGFMIANVIDPQTGAQAPLTGGYLYTFALMFLLATDAHHLLLDGVFFSYEYIPLEQMFIPLGDQSVISHVVTSFNTMFIIAFQMGMPVVGSLFLVDIALGMVSRTVPQVNVFVVGLPLKILAGFIILFLVMSPFFVLVQYLIETMTLTMRTLMELYGGV; encoded by the coding sequence ATGTTGGAATTTTTTGATTGGTTTCCTGCGCTTTTATTAATTTTCGTTCGTATCACCTCATTCTTAGTAACGTTACCTTTTTTTTCGTATCAAAATATCCCAGCTCAAATTAAAATTGGGATCGGAGTTTTTATAAGCTGGATCATTTTTTTCACAGGTGATTGGCCAGTTCTTGAAATAAACTATGAGTATTTTTTATTAATCATTAAAGAAGCCCTTGTCGGATTAACTGTAGGCCTAGTGGCTACGATTATTTTATACGCGATACAAGTGGCTGGTGGTTTTATTGATATAAAAATGGGGTTTATGATTGCTAACGTCATCGACCCACAAACAGGTGCACAAGCCCCTTTGACAGGGGGATATTTATATACATTTGCATTAATGTTTTTACTTGCAACAGATGCTCACCATTTATTACTTGACGGTGTGTTTTTCAGTTATGAATACATTCCATTAGAACAAATGTTTATTCCATTAGGTGATCAATCTGTCATTTCTCATGTTGTTACAAGCTTTAATACGATGTTCATTATTGCTTTCCAAATGGGGATGCCTGTAGTAGGTTCACTCTTTTTAGTAGATATTGCTTTAGGTATGGTATCCCGTACGGTTCCACAAGTGAATGTCTTCGTTGTAGGGTTACCTCTTAAGATTCTAGCAGGCTTTATCATTCTCTTTTTAGTCATGTCACCGTTTTTCGTATTAGTTCAATATTTAATAGAAACGATGACACTAACGATGAGGACATTGATGGAGTTGTATGGAGGGGTTTAA
- the fliQ gene encoding flagellar biosynthesis protein FliQ, whose product MSAEMVIALAERGVFTVILVAAPLLITALGLGLLVSIFQATTQIQEQTLAFIPKIVGVLIALIVFGPWMLSQVLAFAQSIYSNLHQFVG is encoded by the coding sequence ATGAGTGCAGAAATGGTTATTGCTTTAGCCGAACGAGGCGTCTTTACTGTGATTTTAGTCGCTGCTCCACTTTTAATTACAGCTTTAGGCCTTGGCTTACTTGTTAGTATTTTTCAAGCGACAACACAGATTCAAGAGCAAACTTTAGCATTTATACCAAAAATTGTAGGGGTGCTTATTGCGCTAATCGTTTTTGGACCGTGGATGCTTTCACAAGTCCTTGCGTTTGCGCAATCAATTTATAGTAACTTACATCAGTTTGTAGGGTAG
- the fliP gene encoding flagellar type III secretion system pore protein FliP (The bacterial flagellar biogenesis protein FliP forms a type III secretion system (T3SS)-type pore required for flagellar assembly.) has protein sequence MVEIPALDIFSDDPANLTATVQLLLLLTVLAIAPSILILMTCFTRIVIVLSFVRSGLATQQMPPNQVLIGLALFITFFIMAPVFADVNEEALQPMFEGEITQEEAFDAAALPMKEFMAQHTREKDLALFMGYAGLERPESLDDIPLTALVPAFAISELKTAFQIGFMIFIPFLVIDMVVASVLMSMGMMMLPPVMISLPFKVLLFVMVDGWHLVVRSLLLSF, from the coding sequence ATGGTAGAAATTCCAGCACTAGATATTTTTAGTGATGATCCTGCAAATCTAACTGCAACTGTTCAGCTATTATTACTATTAACTGTATTAGCTATTGCTCCCAGTATCCTTATACTCATGACATGTTTCACGAGAATTGTTATCGTTCTTTCCTTTGTTCGTTCAGGGCTTGCAACCCAGCAAATGCCTCCCAACCAAGTGTTAATTGGTCTAGCATTATTTATTACATTTTTTATTATGGCTCCTGTCTTTGCTGATGTAAATGAAGAAGCTCTGCAGCCTATGTTTGAAGGTGAGATCACACAAGAAGAAGCTTTTGATGCAGCTGCCTTACCGATGAAAGAATTTATGGCACAGCATACGAGAGAGAAAGATTTAGCATTATTTATGGGATATGCCGGTTTAGAGAGACCGGAATCGTTAGATGATATTCCATTAACAGCTTTAGTTCCTGCTTTTGCGATCAGTGAACTTAAAACAGCGTTTCAAATTGGTTTTATGATATTTATTCCTTTTTTAGTTATCGATATGGTTGTAGCCAGTGTATTAATGTCTATGGGAATGATGATGTTACCACCAGTAATGATTTCTTTACCATTTAAAGTACTTTTATTTGTAATGGTAGATGGCTGGCATTTAGTGGTCAGGTCATTACTACTAAGTTTTTAA
- a CDS encoding flagellar biosynthetic protein FliO encodes MKVYVKAIFIFILLFTIFIPSEPYAESFGDGGGSVDEWLLNQDNETVDEDSEKTNEQPVEEVMEETEALAEDDEDTTAVGGVEDQNLFLLSLQMFLALGVVIFLIYGLLKFVNSRSKSFRSHSTIESIGGVGLGANRSIQLVRIGDKLFVVGVGETVQLLKEIEDEEEIEKIIEEHRPTEGIEQPVKKITNWVQDRYKGSSGNETHQSFHSLLDSKMKEVKDSQEKVHSSLKEKDRW; translated from the coding sequence TTGAAAGTCTATGTAAAAGCCATCTTTATCTTTATATTACTTTTTACTATTTTCATACCTTCAGAACCTTACGCTGAATCATTCGGTGATGGCGGTGGTTCTGTAGATGAATGGTTACTAAACCAAGACAATGAAACCGTTGATGAAGATAGTGAAAAGACAAATGAACAGCCCGTAGAAGAAGTAATGGAGGAAACTGAAGCACTTGCAGAAGATGATGAAGATACAACTGCTGTGGGTGGGGTAGAGGATCAAAATTTGTTCTTACTATCCTTACAAATGTTCTTAGCTTTAGGTGTTGTTATTTTTCTTATATATGGTTTGTTAAAGTTTGTTAATAGTAGGTCGAAGTCTTTTCGAAGTCACTCGACAATTGAGAGCATTGGCGGTGTCGGTTTAGGAGCAAACCGTTCAATCCAGCTCGTTCGAATTGGAGATAAGCTTTTTGTAGTTGGTGTTGGTGAGACAGTACAGTTGTTAAAAGAGATTGAAGACGAGGAAGAAATCGAAAAAATTATTGAAGAACATCGTCCGACTGAAGGAATCGAACAACCGGTTAAAAAAATTACGAACTGGGTTCAAGATCGATATAAAGGTTCTTCTGGAAATGAAACTCATCAATCCTTTCATTCACTTCTAGATAGTAAGATGAAGGAAGTAAAAGACTCACAAGAAAAAGTACATTCATCATTGAAGGAGAAAGACAGATGGTAG
- a CDS encoding response regulator, whose amino-acid sequence MAKVLIVDDAAFMRMMIKDILTKNDFDVVGEAADGSQAVDLYKEHSPDIVTMDITMPEMDGITALKEIRKHDPNAKVIMCSAMGQQAMVIDAIQAGAKDFIVKPFQADRVLEAINKTLG is encoded by the coding sequence ATGGCTAAAGTTTTAATTGTAGATGATGCAGCATTTATGAGAATGATGATTAAAGATATTTTAACAAAGAACGATTTTGACGTTGTTGGAGAAGCGGCTGATGGTTCTCAAGCTGTTGACTTGTATAAAGAACATTCTCCAGACATTGTCACAATGGATATTACAATGCCAGAAATGGACGGAATTACTGCATTAAAAGAAATTCGTAAACATGACCCAAATGCAAAAGTGATTATGTGCTCTGCAATGGGACAGCAAGCAATGGTTATTGATGCTATTCAAGCTGGTGCAAAAGATTTTATCGTAAAGCCGTTTCAGGCGGACCGTGTGTTAGAAGCGATTAACAAAACGTTAGGATAA